The Candidatus Methanoperedens sp. genomic interval ATAGATGAGGTTCTTGAGAATGCTGAATACATCGCTAAAAGCTCTGCTATCGACCTTCTCGTCGCCCCAGTGTGGCTTCCCGGCATTAACGATGATGAGATACCAAAACTAATCCAGTTTGCCTGCGAAATAGGTGCAGGGAAAAAATGGCCTGCGCTGGGCATACAGAAGTTCCTGCCCCACAGGTACGGAAGAAAACCGAATATAGAGGTAATGGGCTGGCAGGTATTCTATTCCAGGCTCAAGGAGTGGGAAAAAATCTATAATACAAAGATTGTTCTGGCGCCGCAGGATTTTGGAAGTTTCCAGTGTAAAGCTCTGCCGCGTGTTTTCAAAAGGTATGAAAGGGTGAAGGTCAAAGTAGTGGGCCCGGGCTGGATGAAGGGGGAGAAGCTTGCAGTTGCTAGGGACAGGGTGGTTACAATTCTGGATGCCGATAGAATCCCTGTGGGAATAGATGTTTTTGTGAGGATGGAAAGGGTTGTGGACGGGATATATATAGCAAGGAAAAGCTAAAAATCGGAATGGTTTGTTTGAGTTAAGTTTATATGTAATTAATATTCAGTAGGTATCCGTATTCTTATAGCATGGAAGATGAAAAAATGAATATCAAAAGCCCTCTACACTATTTGAAGTATATTTTGCTGTCAGCAATTCCACTGTTAGTACTGGCGGATGCAGCGTATGCAGCCGCGCCGCAAATAGACAAAGCCGATACCGCTTGGGTTCTTGCCAGCGCAGCGCTCGTGATGATAATGATTCCTGGAGT includes:
- a CDS encoding radical SAM protein; translated protein: MARCHNILIRDLPLFGCIAFGIIDRGTNVLQVRPISECPLSCIFCSTDAGPHSRRRISEYMVDLPQLLAAFDWAASYKEINEIEAHIDTVGEPLMYPHIVELVSGLSGNRHVRTVSMQTNGTLLNTELIDELEDAGLSRINMSIESLDPELARRIAGTKSYNIDEVLENAEYIAKSSAIDLLVAPVWLPGINDDEIPKLIQFACEIGAGKKWPALGIQKFLPHRYGRKPNIEVMGWQVFYSRLKEWEKIYNTKIVLAPQDFGSFQCKALPRVFKRYERVKVKVVGPGWMKGEKLAVARDRVVTILDADRIPVGIDVFVRMERVVDGIYIARKS